A window from Gottschalkiaceae bacterium SANA encodes these proteins:
- a CDS encoding phosphoenolpyruvate carboxykinase (ATP), which yields MSTTFQHRAKDIHADNQMFSSIRTTIETAFFGNNVQVVHEVADAYEMAKRSPGAIVMDLPIYKPETYGLPEEAQVLLFNDGAVRGRCAAARRIVGEPRVHLGEYEALLREAVYGSHSRKMYHAESYVGLDEDFAVKAHLLIPEGYENTVYNWLLNFQCVKNGHAERYERSVPFKGEGDILVFADPDWTHPDFPLGLTFFDTEHNTAAILGMRYFGEFKKGTLTLAWGIANRNGFAACHGGLKRYNLAQEEKFVIGFFGLSGSGKSTLTHAPHAGKYDVTVLHDDAFIINVDNGTAVAMEPSYFDKTADYPLISDDNRYLLSLQNCGATITDEGKIVPVMEDIRNTNGRALKSKLWSPNRVNKFEEPVNAIVWLMKDDALPPILKVKNPALASAMGATLATKRTSAERLAADVDPNALVIEPYANPFRTYPLGRDYDAFKKLFEDGVDCYILNTGNFLGMDVNKNMTLDILERVLEKRADFIPWGPFEHFDILPIEGFEPKLMDESYKELLRSRMKARIDYIERKAVERGGFDRIRPEATKLLQEVVNQLIWE from the coding sequence ATGTCGACTACATTTCAACATCGTGCGAAGGATATCCATGCGGACAACCAAATGTTTTCATCCATTCGTACAACCATTGAAACTGCCTTCTTTGGCAACAATGTTCAAGTGGTTCACGAGGTAGCGGATGCCTATGAGATGGCCAAGCGTTCACCGGGTGCCATTGTCATGGATTTACCGATCTACAAGCCGGAGACTTATGGCTTACCCGAAGAGGCACAAGTCTTGTTGTTCAATGATGGTGCTGTAAGGGGCCGTTGTGCTGCAGCCAGAAGAATCGTAGGAGAACCACGGGTTCATCTCGGTGAGTATGAAGCTTTGCTTCGAGAAGCTGTATATGGAAGCCATTCGCGCAAGATGTATCATGCGGAATCTTATGTGGGTTTAGATGAAGACTTTGCCGTGAAAGCACACCTCTTGATTCCGGAAGGGTATGAAAACACCGTATATAATTGGTTACTTAATTTTCAATGCGTGAAAAATGGTCATGCAGAACGCTATGAACGATCCGTTCCTTTTAAGGGAGAGGGTGACATTTTGGTCTTTGCAGATCCGGATTGGACCCATCCTGATTTTCCTTTGGGATTGACATTCTTTGATACGGAACACAATACGGCGGCGATTTTAGGTATGCGGTATTTTGGAGAATTTAAGAAGGGAACCCTCACACTTGCCTGGGGCATTGCCAATCGAAATGGATTTGCAGCTTGCCATGGCGGCTTGAAACGATACAATCTTGCACAAGAGGAAAAATTCGTTATTGGCTTCTTTGGACTTTCCGGTTCAGGAAAATCCACATTAACTCATGCGCCCCACGCAGGAAAGTATGACGTTACGGTTTTACATGACGATGCTTTTATCATTAATGTAGACAATGGTACTGCAGTTGCCATGGAACCCTCTTATTTCGACAAGACGGCAGACTATCCCTTAATCTCTGATGACAACCGTTACTTATTGTCTTTGCAGAACTGTGGCGCAACGATTACAGATGAGGGAAAGATTGTTCCTGTAATGGAAGACATTCGAAATACGAACGGGCGGGCTTTGAAGTCGAAGTTATGGTCGCCGAATCGTGTGAATAAATTTGAAGAACCTGTCAATGCGATTGTTTGGTTGATGAAGGACGATGCATTGCCTCCTATTCTTAAGGTAAAGAACCCGGCATTGGCTTCCGCCATGGGTGCGACCCTTGCCACCAAAAGAACTTCGGCTGAACGATTGGCTGCCGATGTAGATCCCAATGCCTTGGTGATTGAACCTTATGCCAATCCTTTTCGAACTTATCCATTGGGGCGGGACTACGATGCCTTTAAGAAATTGTTTGAAGATGGAGTAGATTGCTATATCTTAAATACCGGAAACTTCTTAGGGATGGATGTAAATAAGAATATGACTCTGGATATTTTAGAGCGTGTACTTGAGAAACGTGCAGATTTTATTCCTTGGGGACCCTTCGAACATTTCGATATTCTTCCTATAGAAGGCTTTGAACCCAAGTTAATGGATGAGTCTTACAAGGAATTGTTGCGATCACGCATGAAAGCGCGCATCGATTATATCGAAAGAAAGGCCGTTGAGCGGGGTGGATTCGACCGAATTCGTCCAGAAGCAACAAAACTGCTGCAAGAGGTCGTAAACCAATTGATCTGGGAATAA
- a CDS encoding amidohydrolase, which produces MFSATPFKFTDEEQQLFDVLLKNPKSTIRVMDDEKTIFALRNEDDSLDLAQDYLELPPLWDTHMHLLNYANVKSMVSLHRTKSVEDCIEAGKERLKTFTGDFLLGRGWNQNEFTDQRFPTKEDLNKVSKEIPIIFTRTCGHVAIANDATMKLLDGNQHPDIDWETGTIIEAGLNELYALIPSPDVPTIKVMLLDAIEDLRYHGISEVHTDDFTALSDRDYEKVIRAYTELDNEGKLKVKVVQQCLLQTKEELEGFLAKGYRMGQGTQNFKIGPLKLLLDGSLGARTAYMREDYHDDPGNRGIRIYSDLDLQELVDLANGQGMDVIMHAIGDAAIDQAMDAIELTQKKYPRTNARHGIVHCQITSEDQLNRIASLNIVVYAQPIFIRDDSEILESRVGKEKASTSYNWKGMQDRGIEVLAGSDAPVVEFHVKENMRWNKVLIQ; this is translated from the coding sequence ATGTTTTCAGCGACACCCTTTAAATTCACAGATGAAGAACAGCAATTATTTGATGTCCTTCTCAAAAATCCAAAATCCACCATTCGCGTAATGGATGACGAGAAAACGATTTTCGCCTTAAGAAATGAAGATGATTCTTTGGATCTGGCCCAGGACTACCTTGAATTGCCACCACTATGGGACACCCACATGCATCTCTTAAACTATGCCAATGTAAAAAGCATGGTATCTTTGCATAGAACAAAAAGCGTAGAGGATTGCATAGAGGCAGGGAAGGAACGATTGAAGACTTTTACGGGAGATTTCCTGCTTGGACGCGGTTGGAATCAAAATGAATTCACCGATCAACGATTCCCCACCAAAGAGGACCTTAACAAGGTATCGAAGGAGATCCCCATTATCTTCACACGCACCTGCGGTCATGTAGCCATTGCTAACGATGCGACTATGAAACTCTTAGATGGGAATCAACATCCTGATATCGATTGGGAAACGGGAACCATTATCGAAGCGGGGCTCAATGAACTCTATGCCCTGATTCCATCACCTGATGTGCCAACCATTAAAGTCATGCTCCTTGATGCCATTGAAGATCTTAGGTATCACGGAATCTCAGAGGTTCATACCGATGATTTTACTGCCCTTTCGGACCGAGACTATGAAAAGGTGATTCGAGCCTATACGGAGTTAGACAATGAAGGGAAACTAAAGGTCAAGGTAGTTCAGCAGTGTTTGCTGCAGACCAAAGAAGAATTGGAAGGTTTCTTGGCTAAGGGATACCGAATGGGCCAGGGAACACAAAATTTCAAGATTGGTCCCTTGAAGCTCTTGCTTGATGGCTCATTGGGTGCCAGAACGGCCTATATGCGGGAAGACTACCATGATGACCCAGGCAATCGAGGAATCAGAATCTACAGTGATTTGGATTTGCAGGAACTGGTGGATTTGGCCAATGGCCAGGGGATGGATGTGATTATGCATGCCATTGGCGATGCAGCCATCGATCAAGCTATGGATGCCATAGAATTAACACAAAAAAAATACCCGCGAACGAACGCGAGACATGGGATCGTACATTGTCAGATAACATCCGAGGATCAATTGAACAGAATAGCAAGCTTAAACATTGTGGTTTATGCCCAACCCATCTTTATTAGGGATGATAGTGAGATCTTAGAGAGTCGAGTGGGCAAAGAAAAAGCATCCACTTCTTATAATTGGAAGGGAATGCAAGACCGAGGCATTGAAGTCCTCGCAGGCTCTGATGCGCCGGTAGTTGAGTTCCATGTAAAAGAGAATATGAGATGGAATAAAGTATTAATTCAATGA
- a CDS encoding Mrp/NBP35 family ATP-binding protein: MSDCNSCPTNGQCGTEEKEACQVEFNANNQIKHVIGVMSGKGGVGKSTVATLVANELKQRGYSVGVMDADITGPSIPRLMQVQGQSPVQTTEGLFPVENAKGIKVMSLNLLMEDEDQPVIWRGPILGNVVKQFWTDVVWGELDYLVVDMPPGTGDVAITAMQNIPMSGVVMVSVPQDMVSMIVAKAVHMVRRMHKRVIGVVENMSYIECPDCGKEIRMYDAKTDRFRDDLQLNLLGALPMTMDVMQATQNGFSDNDPVLEKYAKPMVDEILKDLDQIIL, translated from the coding sequence ATGAGCGATTGCAATTCTTGTCCAACGAATGGACAATGTGGTACGGAGGAAAAAGAAGCGTGCCAAGTAGAGTTTAACGCAAACAATCAAATCAAACACGTGATTGGCGTGATGAGCGGAAAAGGCGGCGTTGGAAAATCAACTGTTGCAACCTTGGTTGCTAATGAGTTGAAGCAAAGAGGCTATTCTGTTGGTGTGATGGATGCGGATATTACAGGTCCTAGTATTCCTAGACTTATGCAGGTGCAAGGTCAATCTCCAGTTCAAACAACAGAAGGGTTATTTCCAGTCGAGAATGCCAAAGGAATTAAGGTCATGTCTTTGAATCTTTTGATGGAAGACGAAGACCAACCGGTAATCTGGCGTGGTCCTATTTTGGGCAATGTAGTAAAACAATTCTGGACAGATGTTGTTTGGGGCGAATTGGATTATTTAGTAGTGGATATGCCACCAGGAACGGGTGACGTTGCCATTACAGCCATGCAAAATATTCCTATGAGTGGTGTGGTTATGGTATCTGTTCCTCAAGATATGGTTTCCATGATCGTAGCAAAAGCGGTTCATATGGTAAGACGCATGCATAAACGTGTTATTGGTGTTGTAGAAAACATGAGTTACATCGAATGCCCGGATTGTGGCAAAGAGATTCGCATGTATGATGCAAAAACAGATCGATTCCGTGATGATTTGCAGTTGAACCTTTTGGGTGCATTGCCAATGACCATGGATGTTATGCAAGCGACGCAAAATGGCTTTTCTGATAACGACCCCGTTTTGGAAAAATATGCAAAACCAATGGTTGATGAAATTTTGAAAGACTTGGATCAAATTATTTTATAA
- the phoU gene encoding phosphate signaling complex protein PhoU, translating to MTRRRFDQSLAQMHRELLQMGALIEEQIQDMIIALQNQDKELAAQIIKRDDQVDTLEEHLEKECIALIAKEQPLARDLRTIASVLKIITDLERIADHCSDIAQYTIRLADEPYMKPIVHIPQMAEEIKAMVSDMIHAYITKDVALAQSVIAFDDVIDRAFDEIVVELGEKMKENSNHVNQGINLIFITKYLERMADHASNVCHWIIYHVTGELDQHSNN from the coding sequence ATGACAAGAAGGCGTTTCGATCAGTCCTTGGCGCAAATGCATCGGGAACTTTTGCAAATGGGTGCCTTGATTGAAGAACAGATTCAAGATATGATTATCGCCCTTCAAAATCAGGACAAAGAGTTGGCAGCTCAAATTATCAAGCGGGATGATCAGGTCGATACTTTAGAGGAACACTTGGAGAAGGAATGCATTGCCTTAATTGCGAAAGAGCAACCCTTGGCAAGAGACTTGAGAACCATTGCCTCCGTGTTGAAGATTATTACAGACTTGGAGCGAATTGCAGATCACTGCTCTGATATCGCCCAATACACCATCAGATTGGCGGACGAGCCATATATGAAGCCTATTGTTCATATTCCGCAAATGGCAGAAGAGATTAAGGCCATGGTTTCTGATATGATTCATGCTTATATAACAAAAGATGTTGCTTTGGCCCAAAGTGTTATTGCCTTCGATGATGTAATCGATCGAGCCTTTGATGAAATTGTTGTGGAACTGGGCGAGAAAATGAAGGAAAATTCTAATCATGTGAATCAGGGAATTAATTTGATTTTTATCACCAAGTATTTGGAGCGAATGGCGGATCACGCAAGCAATGTGTGTCATTGGATTATTTATCATGTAACCGGAGAATTGGACCAGCATAGCAATAATTAA
- the pstB gene encoding phosphate ABC transporter ATP-binding protein PstB, protein MEKTKIEITDLDLYYGDFQALKEIQMLIPEKKVTAFIGPSGCGKSTLLKTINRMNDLIPGVTIKGKVAIDGFDVYGKNTDVIELRKRVGMVFQQPNPFPMSIYDNIAYGPRTHGIRRKSHLDEIVEKSLQGAAIWDEVKDRLKKNALSMSGGQQQRLCIARALAVEPEILLMDEPTSALDPISTLKIEELIAELKETYTIAIVTHNMQQAARISDRTGFFLLGEMVEMDETGKIFNNPQDKRTEDYITGRFG, encoded by the coding sequence ATGGAAAAGACAAAGATTGAAATTACTGATCTTGATTTATATTATGGAGACTTTCAGGCGCTAAAAGAAATTCAGATGTTGATTCCAGAGAAGAAGGTGACGGCCTTTATTGGTCCATCCGGTTGTGGAAAATCAACCCTGCTTAAAACCATTAACCGTATGAATGATCTGATTCCGGGTGTAACAATCAAAGGAAAAGTTGCAATCGACGGATTTGATGTGTATGGAAAGAATACCGATGTGATTGAATTGAGAAAAAGAGTGGGAATGGTCTTTCAACAGCCCAATCCATTTCCCATGAGTATTTACGATAATATTGCATACGGACCCAGAACCCATGGTATACGCCGGAAGTCACACTTGGATGAGATTGTAGAAAAAAGTCTGCAAGGGGCTGCCATATGGGACGAAGTGAAGGATCGCTTGAAAAAAAATGCCTTAAGTATGTCTGGTGGCCAGCAGCAACGTCTTTGCATTGCACGCGCCTTGGCGGTTGAACCAGAGATTCTTTTAATGGATGAACCCACGTCGGCATTGGATCCAATCTCTACCTTGAAAATAGAGGAATTGATTGCTGAATTGAAGGAGACCTATACCATTGCCATTGTTACTCATAATATGCAACAGGCAGCCCGAATATCAGATCGAACGGGATTCTTTTTACTGGGCGAAATGGTTGAGATGGATGAAACGGGAAAAATATTCAACAATCCGCAGGATAAACGAACGGAAGACTATATTACTGGACGATTCGGATAG
- the pstA gene encoding phosphate ABC transporter permease PstA yields the protein MKEKKLKYIVLQGLVYASAFLTVAALVWILYYVVEKGIGRIDFQFIFGDAKEGGIWPMIVTTFWAILASLALATPIGIMAAIYMVEYARPGRVVRLIRFATESLAGIPSIIYGLFGMIFFVTKLGLKFSILSGALTLTIMVLPTVIRTTEEALKAVPRSFREASLGLGATKIRTIVRIVLPSAIPGILAAVILGMGRIVGETAAVYLTAGTVPKAPGSIMDSGRTLSVHLYMLAKEGLSFEDAYATATILIFLVACMNLLAKTAAQRLKKG from the coding sequence GTGAAAGAAAAAAAACTGAAGTATATAGTTTTACAAGGCTTGGTGTATGCATCTGCGTTTTTAACAGTTGCGGCCTTGGTCTGGATTCTTTACTATGTTGTAGAAAAAGGAATTGGAAGAATTGACTTTCAATTTATCTTTGGTGATGCCAAGGAGGGCGGCATTTGGCCGATGATCGTGACAACCTTTTGGGCGATTCTTGCCTCATTGGCCCTGGCAACGCCGATTGGAATTATGGCGGCGATCTATATGGTGGAATATGCGAGGCCTGGTCGAGTGGTTCGGTTAATTCGCTTTGCAACGGAAAGTTTGGCGGGAATTCCATCCATTATTTATGGCTTATTTGGCATGATATTCTTTGTGACCAAGCTGGGATTAAAGTTCTCTATACTTTCTGGAGCACTCACATTAACCATTATGGTGCTACCCACTGTGATTCGAACAACGGAAGAAGCCTTGAAGGCGGTTCCGCGCTCTTTTCGAGAGGCGAGTCTTGGTTTGGGGGCAACTAAGATCCGGACGATTGTACGCATCGTGCTTCCCAGTGCGATTCCAGGAATTCTGGCGGCAGTGATTCTGGGCATGGGACGAATTGTCGGAGAGACGGCGGCTGTATATTTGACTGCGGGAACGGTGCCGAAAGCACCTGGGTCGATCATGGATTCGGGGCGAACCTTATCGGTGCATCTCTATATGCTGGCCAAAGAAGGTTTATCCTTTGAGGATGCTTATGCGACGGCAACGATTTTAATTTTTCTGGTAGCATGTATGAATCTACTGGCGAAAACGGCTGCACAGCGATTGAAGAAAGGATAG
- the pstC gene encoding phosphate ABC transporter permease subunit PstC, which yields MEVTMKGRQKGKGKRKKEMNKAELTNHVEEASSVREASDFKGQHQKRMKAENFFRRLFFLSAMVALAAVVAITIFIFVSGVPAIAKIGVFDFVFGQKWKPSADIYGIFPMIIGSLAATGGAILIGVPMGIFTAIFMAEIAPDFISKLIRPAIELLAGIPSVVYGFWGLVVLVPLIDKLWGGGGNSLLAAIVILMIMILPTIVNVSEAALRAVPKAYGQGSLALGASKIETIFRVKLPAAKSGILAAVVLGIGRAIGETMAVILVAGNTPMIPGALTDRIRTMTANIAMEMGYAFGLHQEALFATGVILFVFIMALNFALNRITHQAGDEL from the coding sequence ATGGAAGTGACTATGAAGGGCCGTCAAAAAGGTAAAGGTAAAAGAAAGAAAGAGATGAATAAAGCAGAGCTGACCAATCATGTTGAGGAAGCGAGTTCTGTGAGAGAAGCAAGTGATTTTAAAGGGCAGCATCAAAAGCGGATGAAAGCGGAGAATTTTTTCCGCAGGTTGTTTTTTCTTTCTGCAATGGTAGCTCTTGCTGCAGTGGTTGCAATCACCATTTTTATCTTTGTGAGCGGGGTGCCCGCAATTGCAAAGATTGGGGTTTTCGATTTTGTGTTTGGTCAAAAGTGGAAGCCATCAGCGGATATCTATGGCATTTTCCCCATGATTATTGGCTCCTTGGCAGCGACCGGTGGTGCCATTCTGATTGGTGTCCCCATGGGTATTTTTACGGCAATTTTTATGGCGGAAATCGCGCCTGATTTTATATCGAAACTCATTCGCCCAGCAATTGAATTGCTTGCCGGGATCCCTTCGGTTGTTTACGGCTTTTGGGGCTTGGTTGTTTTGGTTCCCTTGATTGACAAGTTATGGGGTGGAGGGGGAAATAGTCTTTTGGCTGCCATTGTTATCTTGATGATTATGATCTTACCGACTATTGTTAATGTTTCAGAAGCGGCATTGAGGGCTGTGCCCAAAGCCTATGGACAGGGTTCTTTGGCGCTTGGCGCATCCAAAATTGAGACGATTTTTCGAGTGAAACTTCCTGCGGCAAAATCAGGGATTTTGGCAGCCGTGGTGTTAGGGATCGGTCGGGCGATTGGCGAAACCATGGCTGTCATCCTGGTGGCTGGAAACACACCCATGATCCCTGGGGCTTTGACGGATCGAATCCGAACCATGACTGCAAATATTGCCATGGAGATGGGCTATGCATTTGGCTTGCATCAAGAAGCTTTGTTTGCGACAGGGGTTATTCTTTTTGTATTTATTATGGCATTAAATTTTGCCTTGAACCGCATTACACATCAGGCGGGGGATGAATTGTGA
- a CDS encoding phosphate ABC transporter substrate-binding protein, whose amino-acid sequence MKKGLSMLLIIVMAALVFAGCGAKEASETSKPAESETTLTGTLSIAGSTTVAPPAQALADAFEARYPETRVDVQGIGSSAGMKMLNEGGCEIGMASRQLKQKELDWGLEPIAIAFDGIALVVHPSNDISDLTKEEIQKIFMGQITNWSEVGGADEEILVVSREDGSGTRGAFEEILKLDGDQGSMVVENALIAEGNGAVKANIASKSQAIGYISLGIVDETVKALLVDGAQATVENIKSNVYGVSRPLNMATKGETSELARAYLDFVMSPEGQKIVAEHYIPVVGE is encoded by the coding sequence ATGAAAAAAGGTTTAAGCATGTTATTGATAATCGTTATGGCGGCTTTGGTGTTTGCGGGATGCGGGGCAAAAGAAGCATCGGAAACTTCAAAGCCAGCGGAATCGGAGACTACACTTACAGGAACGCTATCAATAGCGGGATCAACGACGGTTGCTCCACCAGCACAAGCCTTGGCAGATGCTTTTGAAGCGAGGTATCCAGAAACGAGAGTGGATGTTCAAGGTATTGGATCTTCGGCTGGCATGAAAATGCTAAATGAGGGTGGATGCGAAATTGGAATGGCTTCTCGCCAGTTGAAGCAAAAAGAATTGGATTGGGGACTGGAGCCCATTGCAATCGCATTTGATGGAATCGCTCTTGTTGTTCATCCAAGCAATGACATTTCGGATTTGACGAAAGAAGAGATTCAAAAGATTTTTATGGGTCAAATAACAAACTGGTCAGAAGTTGGCGGAGCCGATGAAGAAATCTTGGTAGTTAGTCGCGAAGATGGATCCGGTACCCGTGGCGCATTTGAAGAGATCTTGAAACTGGATGGTGACCAAGGATCCATGGTTGTTGAAAATGCATTGATTGCTGAAGGCAACGGCGCAGTAAAGGCGAATATCGCAAGCAAGTCTCAGGCGATCGGTTACATTTCATTGGGTATTGTTGATGAAACCGTAAAAGCACTACTCGTTGATGGTGCTCAAGCGACAGTGGAAAATATTAAGTCAAATGTATATGGCGTATCTCGACCACTGAATATGGCAACAAAAGGGGAAACGAGTGAATTGGCTCGAGCATACTTGGATTTCGTCATGAGTCCAGAGGGGCAAAAGATTGTAGCGGAACATTACATTCCAGTTGTTGGCGAATAG
- a CDS encoding ATP-binding protein: protein MKKKYLYIYLTVLIISLFLTGFFSLKIGDDYFKEELFNQMIRQNTVINELYLTQRAGTSPVDAQEFVETQGELLDLRITMINSAGIVVADSQYNPMEMENHLFRPEIQQALRSEIGKASRYSETLEVDFYYVAIPFKEEGENKIMRLAIPLKEFRSMNERVWRNTGFAILLSALVVTLLALVVFRQYQKTIHALTDSAEEISAGNYGRTILIESDDEMRDFIKAFNRMSTELQATVEELHGQNAKLEASLNAMVNGLLAVDPNGMVLFQNQSLNQMLNQHLEVEDSVYQVLRSNTMNRMILQVVESGESIQMEEEGEFRQGQVLRFFANPIYLDENEDLYGVLFVVQDITSIRKLEEMRSDFIANVSHELKTPITSIRGFIETIRTGAIQEPEKVDRFLHIIDQESERLYILVQDILSLSEIETMAQDTGQQSFSLNDLCQEAIYLLQPASQEKGITLDYQWKGEPLAYFGNRDRIKQVLINLLDNAITYTDEGKVALLVRADFTKVIIQVTDTGIGFGQEHQARIFERFYRVDKGRSRKRGGTGLGLSIVKNIVLLYGGHVSVDSKEGEGSCFTIELPIKEI, encoded by the coding sequence ATGAAGAAAAAATATTTATATATTTATTTGACTGTTTTAATCATTTCCTTGTTTTTGACTGGCTTTTTTTCATTGAAAATTGGAGACGACTATTTTAAAGAAGAGTTATTTAATCAAATGATTCGACAAAACACCGTGATCAATGAGCTCTATTTAACGCAAAGAGCAGGAACTTCACCGGTGGATGCGCAGGAATTTGTGGAAACTCAGGGGGAACTGCTTGACCTACGAATTACGATGATTAATTCAGCTGGTATTGTGGTTGCAGATTCGCAATATAATCCGATGGAGATGGAAAATCACTTGTTTCGACCAGAGATTCAACAGGCTTTGCGTTCCGAGATTGGAAAAGCCAGCAGATATAGTGAAACATTAGAAGTTGATTTCTATTATGTTGCGATTCCTTTTAAGGAAGAGGGCGAAAATAAGATTATGCGTCTTGCGATTCCCTTGAAGGAATTTAGAAGCATGAATGAACGGGTTTGGAGAAATACGGGTTTTGCAATCTTACTTAGTGCTTTGGTGGTAACCCTCTTGGCTCTTGTGGTGTTTCGGCAATATCAAAAAACCATACATGCTTTGACAGATTCAGCTGAAGAAATTTCGGCTGGGAACTATGGTCGCACGATCCTCATTGAAAGTGACGACGAGATGCGAGATTTCATTAAGGCTTTCAATCGAATGTCGACAGAACTTCAGGCCACGGTGGAAGAATTGCATGGACAAAACGCAAAATTAGAGGCCAGTTTGAACGCTATGGTGAACGGATTATTGGCTGTGGATCCAAACGGAATGGTACTTTTTCAAAATCAAAGTTTGAATCAAATGTTAAATCAGCATCTTGAAGTAGAGGACTCCGTTTATCAAGTCCTTCGCTCCAACACAATGAATCGAATGATTCTGCAAGTGGTTGAAAGCGGTGAGTCGATTCAAATGGAAGAGGAGGGAGAATTTCGGCAGGGACAGGTTCTTCGATTCTTTGCAAATCCCATCTATTTGGATGAAAATGAGGATTTGTATGGCGTCTTGTTTGTTGTTCAGGATATTACTTCCATTCGAAAATTGGAAGAAATGAGAAGTGATTTTATCGCGAATGTCAGCCATGAATTAAAAACGCCAATCACTTCCATTCGCGGCTTCATTGAAACGATTCGCACGGGAGCGATTCAAGAACCAGAAAAAGTGGATCGTTTTCTTCATATTATTGATCAAGAATCGGAACGTTTGTATATCTTGGTACAAGATATTTTGTCTCTTTCTGAAATCGAAACTATGGCGCAAGATACAGGTCAGCAAAGTTTCTCTCTTAACGACTTGTGCCAAGAGGCAATTTATCTATTGCAGCCGGCGAGTCAAGAAAAAGGAATTACTCTTGATTATCAGTGGAAGGGAGAACCCCTTGCATATTTTGGCAACCGAGATCGGATCAAACAGGTATTAATTAATTTGTTGGACAATGCAATTACCTATACCGACGAAGGCAAGGTCGCTTTACTCGTTAGGGCCGATTTCACGAAGGTGATTATTCAGGTAACAGACACGGGCATTGGCTTTGGTCAGGAACATCAGGCACGAATTTTTGAACGATTTTACCGGGTGGACAAGGGTCGATCACGAAAACGGGGTGGAACTGGTCTTGGTTTGTCTATTGTCAAGAATATCGTTCTTCTCTACGGTGGTCATGTGTCTGTTGATTCAAAAGAAGGGGAAGGATCTTGTTTTACAATCGAACTGCCAATTAAAGAAATATAG
- a CDS encoding response regulator transcription factor — MAKEKILIVDDEEHIRELLRVNLESAGYEVVEAETGEEALIQLNDQVALVVLDYMLPQMDGLEVLRTIRKNPRTVNLPVLMLTARNEEIDAVLGLEMGADDYIGKPFRVREFLARVKAALRRNSVKEENGEISRLWDLEINRANRTLMKNKQEVALSLKEFELIALLSSKPGRVFSRDLLLQKIWGYDFVGETRTVDVHIRQLRKKIEDDDKNPAYILTVRGLGYKFREMGK, encoded by the coding sequence ATGGCGAAAGAAAAGATTCTTATTGTAGATGATGAAGAACATATTCGCGAACTTCTTCGCGTGAATTTAGAAAGCGCGGGCTATGAGGTGGTGGAAGCGGAAACCGGGGAGGAAGCCCTTATACAACTAAATGATCAAGTTGCCTTAGTGGTACTGGATTATATGCTCCCTCAAATGGATGGGCTAGAGGTTCTTAGGACCATTCGGAAAAACCCAAGAACGGTGAATCTCCCGGTTTTGATGTTGACGGCCAGGAATGAAGAAATCGATGCTGTTTTGGGATTGGAGATGGGTGCGGACGATTATATTGGAAAGCCCTTTCGTGTACGCGAATTTTTAGCAAGGGTGAAAGCGGCTTTAAGGCGAAATAGCGTGAAAGAAGAAAATGGAGAGATCTCGCGGCTTTGGGACCTTGAAATCAATCGCGCCAATCGAACCCTGATGAAAAACAAGCAAGAAGTGGCACTTTCCTTAAAGGAGTTTGAATTGATTGCTTTGTTATCGAGTAAACCGGGGCGTGTCTTTTCGCGGGACCTTCTTTTGCAAAAAATATGGGGCTATGATTTTGTTGGAGAAACACGAACGGTGGATGTGCATATTCGTCAGCTTCGAAAGAAGATTGAAGATGACGATAAAAACCCTGCGTACATTTTAACGGTTCGTGGGTTGGGATATAAATTTCGGGAAATGGGAAAATGA